In the genome of Leeuwenhoekiella sp. MAR_2009_132, one region contains:
- the nrfD gene encoding NrfD/PsrC family molybdoenzyme membrane anchor subunit has product MSSHYEAPIREPLILGEKSYHDISVDVGAPILGKANKSWWIVFSIALIAFLWGLGCIVYTVTTGIGVWGLNKTIGWAWDITNFVWWVGIGHAGTLISAVLLLFRQKWRMAINRSAEAMTIFAVVQAGLFPIIHMGRPWLAYWVLPIPNQFGSLWVNFNSPLLWDVFAISTYLSVSLVFWWTGLLPDFAMIRDRTKSPFQQKIYGILSFGWSGRAKDWQRFEEVSLVLAGLATPLVLSVHTIVSFDFATSVVPGWHSTIFPPYFVAGAIFSGFAMVQTLLLVMRKVVNLENYITIVHIEFMNKVILLTGGIVTVAYLTEYFIGWYSGVPYENYTYLSFGAATGPYWWAFWALIICNLIVPLTLWVKAWRRNIVWTFFVALVINIGMWFERFDIIVLCLSKDRLTSSWTMFSPTFVDIGVFVGTIGFFFVLFLLYARTFPVIAQAEVKSILKSSGARYKRIRESGEDLAGTAADSRTSNYAERTTLASASNNDKTYHQATVNADALLDTEAKKAEVDLMLSRIGIYDPATQTADDLKLISGVGPVLEQKLHQLGIYTYDQVSKMTKTEYDLLDEIIDAFPGRAERDDWAGQAQKLKQ; this is encoded by the coding sequence ATGTCGTCACACTACGAAGCACCCATAAGAGAGCCTTTGATTCTTGGAGAGAAATCTTACCACGATATCAGTGTAGATGTAGGAGCTCCTATATTAGGAAAGGCCAATAAATCTTGGTGGATTGTTTTTTCTATAGCGCTTATCGCATTTTTGTGGGGTTTAGGCTGTATTGTTTATACAGTAACTACAGGAATTGGGGTTTGGGGTCTTAACAAAACAATTGGCTGGGCCTGGGATATTACCAACTTTGTTTGGTGGGTAGGTATTGGTCACGCCGGTACCTTGATCTCCGCAGTACTTTTATTGTTCCGTCAAAAATGGCGTATGGCAATTAACAGGTCTGCAGAAGCGATGACAATTTTTGCTGTTGTTCAAGCTGGTTTATTTCCTATAATTCACATGGGTCGCCCTTGGTTGGCGTATTGGGTATTACCTATTCCTAACCAGTTTGGTTCGTTGTGGGTAAACTTTAATTCACCACTACTTTGGGACGTATTTGCAATATCAACATATCTATCTGTTTCGCTTGTTTTCTGGTGGACAGGTTTACTTCCAGATTTTGCAATGATTAGAGACCGTACCAAAAGTCCTTTTCAACAAAAGATTTACGGTATATTAAGTTTTGGATGGAGCGGTCGTGCAAAAGACTGGCAACGTTTTGAGGAAGTATCTCTAGTGCTTGCAGGTTTAGCAACACCGTTAGTACTTTCAGTACATACTATTGTATCATTTGACTTTGCTACTTCAGTTGTTCCGGGATGGCACAGTACGATTTTCCCTCCTTACTTTGTTGCTGGTGCAATATTTTCAGGATTTGCTATGGTACAAACATTACTTCTTGTAATGCGTAAAGTTGTAAATCTTGAAAATTACATAACAATTGTTCATATTGAATTTATGAATAAGGTAATACTACTAACTGGTGGTATTGTAACTGTTGCTTACTTAACCGAGTATTTTATTGGTTGGTATTCTGGTGTACCTTATGAGAATTATACCTATTTGTCTTTTGGTGCTGCTACGGGACCTTACTGGTGGGCCTTCTGGGCATTAATTATATGTAACCTTATTGTACCGCTTACGCTTTGGGTTAAAGCTTGGAGAAGAAATATAGTTTGGACCTTTTTTGTTGCCCTTGTTATTAACATAGGTATGTGGTTTGAGCGTTTTGATATTATTGTTCTTTGTTTGAGTAAAGATAGATTAACATCTTCTTGGACTATGTTCTCTCCTACTTTTGTAGATATTGGAGTATTTGTTGGAACTATTGGTTTCTTCTTCGTATTATTCTTATTATATGCTCGTACTTTCCCTGTAATAGCTCAGGCTGAAGTTAAGAGTATTCTTAAGTCGTCAGGAGCTCGTTATAAGAGAATTAGAGAGTCTGGTGAAGATCTTGCAGGAACTGCTGCAGATAGTCGTACTTCTAATTATGCTGAGCGTACAACCTTAGCTTCTGCATCAAATAATGATAAAACATATCATCAAGCTACAGTTAATGCAGATGCATTGTTAGATACTGAAGCTAAAAAAGCAGAGGTTGATTTGATGTTGTCACGAATAGGTATTTACGATCCAGCAACTCAAACGGCAGATGATTTGAAGCTGATAAGTGGTGTGGGTCCTGTACTTGAACAGAAATTACATCAGTTGGGTATTTATACCTACGATCAGGTAAGTAAAATGACAAAAACAGAATATGATTTGTTAGATGAGATCATTGATGCTTTTCCAGGAAGAGCTGAACGTGATGATTGGGCAGGTCAGGCACAAAAACTTAAACAATAA
- a CDS encoding DUF3341 domain-containing protein yields MASANVLHALYNDDDILMKAVKELRAKKYRIIEVYTPFPVHGLDKAMGLAPTRLAITSFIYGLIGLSVATLMMNFIMIEDWPRNIGGKPSFSYLQNMPAFVPIMFELTVFFAAHLMVITFYLRSKIWPFQKAANPDVRTTDDHFLIEVDAANHDLDALSKFLYDTGASEISLIHNEEHA; encoded by the coding sequence ATGGCATCAGCAAACGTTTTACATGCGCTTTACAATGATGATGATATTCTCATGAAAGCTGTGAAGGAGTTACGTGCTAAAAAGTATAGAATAATTGAAGTGTACACTCCTTTTCCAGTACACGGTCTAGACAAAGCAATGGGGCTTGCTCCAACACGTTTAGCAATAACTTCTTTTATTTATGGTCTTATAGGATTGAGTGTGGCAACTTTAATGATGAATTTCATTATGATTGAAGATTGGCCAAGAAATATAGGTGGTAAGCCTAGTTTCTCATACTTACAAAATATGCCTGCTTTTGTGCCAATTATGTTTGAGTTGACCGTATTTTTTGCAGCTCACTTAATGGTTATTACATTTTATTTGAGAAGTAAAATATGGCCTTTTCAGAAAGCTGCTAATCCTGATGTTAGAACAACAGATGATCATTTCTTAATTGAAGTAGATGCTGCAAATCACGATCTAGATGCGCTTTCTAAGTTTCTATATGACACGGGAGCTTCAGAAATTAGTTTAATTCATAATGAAGAACACGCTTAA
- a CDS encoding c-type cytochrome, translating to MRNNIQILGSLMLLVILASCQNKDYRNYQYMPNMYQEVSYEAYGNYEVFPNGMEAMIPAEGSVSRGWMPYEYENSTAGYEAAKATLVNPVPYTEDNLNEGKELYTIYCAICHGDKGDGKGTLAKREKILGVPAYNDQGRAITEGSVYHVTYYGINTMGSYASQTTERELWLINHYVIDLKNELDGKPKRAFDSDSSADDEAVLTEEETTDEEAATNATVTEEAHIEE from the coding sequence ATGAGAAATAATATCCAAATATTAGGCTCTTTGATGTTGCTCGTTATTTTGGCATCTTGTCAAAATAAAGACTATCGTAATTATCAATATATGCCTAACATGTACCAGGAAGTAAGTTATGAGGCTTACGGTAATTATGAGGTATTTCCAAATGGAATGGAAGCTATGATACCTGCAGAGGGTTCTGTTTCTCGCGGTTGGATGCCTTATGAGTACGAAAATAGTACAGCAGGTTATGAAGCTGCTAAAGCAACATTAGTAAATCCGGTTCCTTACACTGAAGATAATTTAAATGAAGGTAAAGAACTATATACTATTTACTGTGCAATTTGTCACGGTGATAAAGGTGATGGTAAAGGAACTTTAGCCAAGCGTGAAAAGATTTTAGGTGTACCTGCATATAATGATCAGGGAAGAGCAATTACTGAAGGTAGTGTTTATCATGTGACATATTACGGTATAAATACTATGGGTTCTTACGCTTCTCAAACTACAGAGCGTGAATTATGGTTGATTAATCATTATGTCATAGATCTTAAAAACGAATTAGACGGTAAGCCTAAAAGAGCCTTTGATTCTGATTCTAGTGCAGATGATGAAGCTGTTTTAACTGAAGAAGAAACAACTGATGAGGAGGCTGCTACTAATGCAACAGTCACAGAAGAAGCTCATATTGAAGAATAA